In one window of Zygosaccharomyces rouxii strain CBS732 chromosome E complete sequence DNA:
- the IRC20 gene encoding E3 ubiquitin-protein ligase IRC20 (similar to uniprot|Q06554 Saccharomyces cerevisiae YLR247C Hypothetical ORF), producing MSSVATLDVAADQDFIGDGSKSRDSGTRCFVADGLSDYVCSSQITQPEKEGGIKETIKDGNKKSKLSKCQVEIARLRMYASGEVGGSTDLAAERRVLVQFLEMVDQDVLMVSGESGEKLLKVQRGIKDDRWRQILRVAHNKCLEWEVNNSKQNMEAFTTDTSRKSRKRGNRSTARNAVVMAKRLVSKMYKDLSCEVTIGLDSANRWILCIRVWLSYLPQSLNKFSTETKSFLDTWFSQRAAPSSPSSLDPLPPSPFIQGKFVSQTVAHTRQRLSRWYSDPVRDVPGLNLHLLPFQSSTVEWMLSKEVGEFLPRYLGKTKQELLQFLNGCVSYGYESISQDLFWNKFTNFVLTGEEVEQIYSGMWAKREEFNQRARGILCEEMGLGKTIEILSLILLNQRNLSDIPRTFIAEDGKTILRTSTTLIICPNAILQQWINEVESHTNDMSIFHYKGFLPVKKFFKTDNIWEIVDQLSHYDIVITSYNVVSTEVHYAEYNASSRPRRSTCPIKYDYSSPLSLMQFFRIILDEVQMLHSDSTKAAKCTSLLHRVHTWGVSGTPIQLVKDFQTVLSYLKISPFHELPEIISSVNNNVIQRQKEQLVQGVKFTLSELLNIPIEQDLTVRHSREDVISQIHIPRQHNYIVPLEFAPVEWDNYLDVWNSFVTVSGYGPNGTDSPRLNTIQLNQWLTRLRYLCCHAVFPDSHTNSKGQSHSSNASLHNIDDILKLMTTDAIEKLDSLYRDNYQLQIRSAQAKSELQNNPDGAIDLLHSVQEKLSEDLKEKCLVDDPFDTDGIPVEERSGTPATKDSPEGVSSIRTRAYLDLLHQCFFLMATAYYNKGSSRLEYVDDENEKLALKQSDEKPKTYTDVYNVEEMKDIEKNQRLEQEYYGYAERLRKRILFGRVQKVDIFVKETQDYFENDSSSRPQSLQYIEFSSSNNFANSMLVSRCFQLLSLLINSLNEQALQFNQLFGELAQLVYEPIIRDYDETNEDEKAQEYSNSIENQDKMFAILACMEQLLENRNSILTSDETIKLSKKTFKPQAGQKISDYHSELLSNLKLISGTPFKPIFDDLKNAKVVRNVSTSKSSHKSTSPQEFEDYLLRYEEEIPRMVREDKCIRDSLKKLNIVYNAKLEYYSHLQRISDSLVPLLQLENVTRNAIVKSIRDDTQYRRNLEKISSAESRVKYLNGLNKLKESIKHNQSFSCAICLGTIHTGSIIKCGHFFCRKCIHSWLKNNQSCPLCKTRATLLEVYNFKFKEEPEEESPPSSSSSSEKKNDSQNTNGNDNKQFKREHLDPVLKQKYEFFPQFEEVHKMVIKESFGAKIDFVIKLILFLKLKSESESDQEDPPQILMYSQSFEFLKVISKVLNIYEIKHLSCWANVTNVGEAISKFKRNTSITCLLLNVKSLGAGLNLLNARHVFLLDPIINRGDELQAMSRNNRIGQTKETYVWNFMIKNSVEENIFKYKCVLEGRRRLLGEKLKVKQENLDTMTVEEEEREELEMNESTGEQVCGKHLKNCFFPCTS from the coding sequence ATGAGTTCTGTTGCCACGTTGGATGTGGCAGCTGATCAGGATTTTATAGGTGATGGCTCAAAGAGTAGAGATTCAGGTACCAGATGTTTTGTAGCTGATGGATTATCCGACTATGTATGTAGTAGTCAAATAACGCAACCTGAGAAAGAAGGTGGAATAAAAGAAACGATAAAGGATGGGAATAAGAAGTCCAAGTTGAGTAAGTGTCAAGTGGAAATAGCCCGTCTGCGAATGTATGCCAGTGGAGAAGTGGGGGGAAGTACCGATTTAGCCGCCGAGCGGAGAGTGCTTGTACAGTTTTTGGAGATGGTAGATCAGGATGTCTTGATGGTGAGTGGAGAAAGCGGGGAAAAGTTGCTTAAGGTTCAAAGAGGGATTAAGGATGACAGATGGAGACAAATTCTTAGAGTAGCGCATAATAAATGTTTGGAATGGGAGGTAAACAATAGCAAACAGAATATGGAAGCGTTTACGACGGACACGAGCAGGAAATCTCGGAAAAGGGGAAATAGATCAACTGCACGGAATGCAGTTGTTATGGCTAAAAGGTTGGTTTCGAAGATGTACAAGGATTTGTCGTGTGAAGTAACCATAGGATTAGATTCGGCAAACAGATGGATTTTATGCATAAGGGTTTGGTTGAGCTATTTGCCACAGAGTTTGAACAAATTTTCTACAGAGACAAAGAGTTTTCTAGATACATGGTTTTCGCAAAGGGCGGCGCCAAGTTCTCCGTCGTCTTTGGATCCACTGCCGCCTTCGCCTTTCATTCAGGGAAAATTTGTTTCACAAACGGTGGCTCACACTAGACAGCGATTATCAAGGTGGTATTCTGACCCCGTGAGAGATGTGCCTGGTTTGAATTTACACCTTTTACCCTTTCAATCGAGTACAGTGGAATGGATGCTATCTAAGGAAGTAGGAGAATTCTTACCTCGCTACCTGGGGAAAACCAAACAGGAATTGTTACAGTTTTTGAACGGTTGTGTGTCCTATGGATACGAATCTATATCACAAGATTTATTCTGGAATAAATTCACGAATTTCGTTTTAACAGGAGAAGAAGTGGAACAGATTTATTCGGGAATGTGGGCTAAACGTGAGGAATTTAACCAGAGAGCCAGGGGAATATTGTGTGAAGAAATGGGGTTGGGTAAGactattgaaattttatcgTTAATATTATTAAACCAAAGGAATTTGTCGGATATACCGCGGACTTTTATTGCAGAAGATGGTAAGACGATCTTAAGGACATCTACTACTTTAATTATTTGTCCCAATGCAATTTTACAACAATGGATTAACGAAGTAGAATCTCATACAAATGATATGAGTATCTTCCACTATAAAGGATTTTTACCagtaaagaaatttttcaaaactgaTAATATCTGGGAAATCGTTGATCAATTATCACATTACGACATCGTCATAACCTCATATAATGTAGTGTCGACAGAAGTTCACTATGCTGAGTATAACGCAAGTTCAAGACCGAGACGTTCGACGTGTCCCATTAAATATGACTATTCTTCGCCGTTGTCACTGATGCAATTCTTCCGAATTATCTTGGACGAGGTTCAAATGTTACACAGTGATAGTACTAAGGCCGCTAAGTGCACGAGTCTTTTACACAGGGTCCATACTTGGGGGGTATCAGGTACACCAATCCAGttggttaaagattttcaaaCGGTTTTATCATATCTAAAGATTTCACCATTCCACGAATTACCAGAAATTATATCTTCAGTTAATAACAACGTCATTCAACGACAAAAGGAGCAACTGGTACAAGGAGTAAAATTCACTTTATCTGAGCTTTTGAATATCCCTATCGAACAAGATCTGACTGTAAGACATTCTAGGGAGGATGTGATTTCACAAATTCATATACCGAGACAGCATAACTATATTGTCCCCTTAGAATTTGCACCGGTGGAATGGGATAATTATTTGGATGTTTGGAATAGTTTTGTTACGGTATCAGGTTATGGACCCAATGGTACGGATTCCCCACGCTTGAATACgattcaattgaaccaATGGTTAACACGGTTAAGGTACTTGTGCTGCCATGCGGTTTTCCCTGATTCTCATACAAATTCGAAGGGTCAATCACATTCTTCTAATGCTTCGTTGCATAATATCgatgatattttgaaactcATGACAACAGATGcgattgaaaaattagattCCCTTTATAGGGACAATTACCAATTACAGATTCGATCGGCTCAGGCGAAGAGTGAGTTGCAGAATAATCCGGATGGTGCCATTGATTTGTTACATTCTGTACAGGAAAAATTAAGCGAAGATCTTAAGGAGAAATGCTTAGTGGATGACCCCTTTGACACTGATGGGATACCCGTGGAGGAGAGATCAGGAACCCCAGCCACCAAAGATTCTCCTGAAGGTGTTAGCTCTATAAGGACAAGGGCATATTtggatcttcttcatcaatgctTCTTCTTAATGGCAACTGCCTACTATAACAAGGGTTCGAGTAGATTGGAGTATGtggatgatgaaaatgaaaaactGGCTCTTAAGCAATCTGATGAGAAACCCAAGACTTATACTGATGTTTATAACGTGGAAGAAATGAaggatattgaaaaaaatcagcGGTTGGAACAAGAATACTACGGGTATGCGGAGAGATTGAGGAAAAGAATTCTATTTGGTAGAGTGCAAAAGGTTGATATCTTTGTTAAGGAGACTCAAGATTACTTTGAAAAtgattcatcatctagACCTCAAAGTTTACAATATATTGAGTTCAGTAGTTCTAATAATTTCGCGAATAGTATGTTAGTATCCCGTTGCTTCCAACTTCTCTCGTTGCTCATCAATTCATTGAATGAACAGGCATTACAGTTTAACCAGTTGTTTGGTGAGTTGGCTCAGCTGGTCTACGAACCTATCATTAGAGATTATGATGAGaccaatgaagatgaaaaggcaCAGGAGTATTCGAATTCTATTGAAAACCAAGATAAAATGTTTGCCATTCTTGCTTGTATGGAACAATTGTTAGAAAATAGAAATAGTATACTGACTTCAGATGAAACTATCAAGCTTTCCAAAAAGACCTTCAAACCGCAGGCAGGTCAAAAAATCTCTGATTATCACAGTGAATTACTTTCGAATTTAAAACTAATTAGTGGAACTCCTTTCAAACCAATATTTGacgatttgaaaaatgctaAGGTCGTTAGAAACGTTTCTACCTCGAAATCAAGCCATAAAAGTACTAGCCCTCAAGAATTTGAGGATTACTTGCTACGGTATGAGGAAGAAATTCCTCGAATGGTTCGTGAGGACAAGTGCATTAGagattctttaaagaaattgaacatAGTTTACAATGCCAAGTTGGAATACTACAGTCATTTACAAAGAATCTCTGATTCGTTGGTCCCTCTTTTACAATTAGAGAATGTTACGAGAAACGCAATTGTTAAATCGATAAGAGACGATACACAGtatagaagaaatttggaaaaaatcaGCTCTGCAGAATCCAGGGTCAAATATCTGAATGGGTTGAATAAACTCAAGGAATCCATCAAACATAATCAATCATTTTCATGTGCCATCTGTTTAGGGACAATCCATACCGGATCTATTATTAAATGTGGGCATTTCTTTTGCAGAAAGTGCATTCATAGTTGGTTAAAGAATAATCAGTCTTGCCCCTTGTGTAAGACGAGAGCTACGCTTTTAGAAGTctacaatttcaaatttaaagaagaaCCTGAGGAGGAGTCACCGCCATCAAGTAGTTCAAGTTcagagaagaagaacgaTTCTCAAAATACTAATGGAAATGATAACAAACAGTTTAAAAGAGAACATCTGGATCCTGTTCTAAAGCAAAAATACGAATTTTTTCCTCAGTTTGAAGAAGTTCACAAAATGGTTATTAAAGAAAGTTTCGGCGCTAAAATAGATTTCGTCATCAAACTCATACTTTTCCTCAAGTTGAAGAGCGAGTCTGAATCTGATCAGGAAGATCCACCACAGATTTTAATGTATTCTCaaagttttgaatttttaaaagttATTTCTAAAGTTTTGAACATCTATGAAATCAAGCATCTATCCTGTTGGGCAAATGTAACAAATGTGGGGGAAGCcatatcaaaatttaaaagaaaTACCTCCATTACATGCCTACTTTTAAATGTTAAGTCTCTGGGTGCGGGACTCAACCTTTTGAATGCCAGACATGTTTTCCTACTAGATCCCATTATAAATCGTGGTGATGAGCTACAAGCAATGAGTAGAAACAATCGAATTGGACAAACCAAGGAAACCTACGTTTGGAATTTCATGATTAAGAATTCTGTGGAGGAAAACATTTTCAAGTATAAATGTGTTTTGGAAGGTCGCAGAAGACTGTTGGGTGAAAAGCTCAAAGTTAAACAGGAGAATCTCGACACGATGACCGTCgaggaagaggaaagagaagaattggagatGAATGAAAGTACGGGGGAACAAGTTTGCGGAaagcatttgaaaaattgtttcttCCCATGTACTTCATAA